From a region of the Campylobacteraceae bacterium genome:
- a CDS encoding DnaJ domain-containing protein, whose protein sequence is MDYVAFEKAIDFLGILTRTSKKDLKKKYLKLSKKYHPDSETGSTLKFQELQEAYDLVYAYMDSFEFLCTEEEFMEQNPFFSNYKNWK, encoded by the coding sequence ATGGATTATGTTGCGTTTGAAAAAGCTATAGACTTTTTAGGAATATTAACACGAACATCAAAAAAAGATTTGAAAAAAAAATATTTAAAATTGTCAAAAAAATATCATCCAGACAGTGAAACAGGTTCTACACTTAAGTTTCAAGAACTACAAGAAGCCTATGATTTAGTATATGCTTATATGGATAGTTTTGAATTTTTGTGTACGGAAGAAGAATTTATGGAGCAAAATCCATTTTTCTCAAATTATAAAAATTGGAAATAG